A genome region from Triticum aestivum cultivar Chinese Spring chromosome 2B, IWGSC CS RefSeq v2.1, whole genome shotgun sequence includes the following:
- the LOC123039705 gene encoding uncharacterized protein: MDHCNGLLLLSGGYVVNPATRQWAKLPSPRPPCRYGKEHFMYHRYIMFDPAVSPHYEVLVVPEGPYRRGTLDRGVAAWEWPPSPMLLQIFSSRTNGWEERSFQWQGESFSTVADLPWSGDPKSAVYWRGHLYVHHYFVMRISLSSGKYQVIKPPQDINSSRTPKLQLGRSEKGVYLASIASHAERLQVWILDESSARLEWVLKYQADIRHILSHRGYNPKVQGSWVMEDSNYHSYHDRFPDYKEQASLENGFEWDSDNEDVLDTKDKVDGEYREYVDIIGFHPQKEVVFLSESLERGFAYHLSTSKLQDLGYMYPTQYDWFAEGGNLIESSFPYTPCWTAKFPTNN, from the exons ATGGACCACTGCAACGGCCTCCTCCTTCTGAGCGGCGGCTACGTGGTGAACCCCGCTACACGGCAATGGGCCAAGCTGCCTTCCCCACGGCCGCCATGCCGCTACGGCAAGGAGCACTTCATGTACCACCGGTACATCATGTTTGACCCTGCCGTGTCGCCGCACTATGAGGTGCTCGTCGTCCCGGAGGGTCCTTACAGGCGGGGAACACTGGACCGTGGGGTGGCGGCATGGGAGTGGCCGCCGTCCCCGATGTTGCTGCAAATTTTCTCCTCGAGGACGAATGGGTGGGAGGAGAGATCATTCCAGTGGCAAGGGGAGTCGTTCAGCACCGTCGCCGACCTGCCTTGGTCCGGCGACCCAAAAAGTGCTGTCTACTGGCGTGGACACCTCTATGTGCACCACTATTTTGTTATGAG AATATCTTTGTCAAGCGGCAAGTACCAAGTAATTAAACCGCCCCAAGATATTAATTCGAGCAGAACTCCAAAACTACAGCTTGGAAGATCAGAGAAGGGAGTGTATCTCGCATCAATTGCTTCCCATGCAGAGCGGCTTCAAGTTTGGATCCTCGATGAATCTTCTGCCCGTCTCGAGTGGGTCCTGAAGTATCAAGCAGATATTAGGCATATACTGTCACATCGGGGCTACAATCCGAAAGTTCAGGGGTCTTGGGTCATGGAAGATAGCAACTATCATTCTTAtcatgatagatttcctgattacAAAGAACAAGCATCACTGGAAAATGGATTTGAATGGGACTCAGATAATGAGGATGTTCTTGACACCAAAGATAAGGTTGATGGGGAGTACAGAGAATATGTTGACATTATTGGATTTCATCCCCAGAAAGAAGTTGTCTTTTTGAGTGAATCATTGGAGAGAGGATTTGCCTATCACCTGAGTACCTCAAAGCTTCAGGACTTGGGATACATGTATCCCACACAGTATGATTGGTTTGCTGAAGGCGGTAACTTGATCGAAAGCTCATTTCCATACACACCGTGTTGGACCGCAAAGTTCCCTACAAATAATTGA